ttatttagttattttgatgttttcagACTTACTTGTTTGAGCattgtcaataaaaaaatattattaattactgctattatatatatatattagatttttttttgatttaaaatattagaatttattaaaatatttcacaTATCTCTGGTACATATGTATTGCGTTATAATTATAAGatacaatttatttaaaatgctACATGTATCAAGAGTGAATACTTCATATATCCGGCATGTCGGTATTATAATATCTAATATCGTGACATTGTTtaatatctgtatatatatatatcttttaaatattatatttatctaaatatccTTCACAAATCTGATGTCTTCACGTTGATCTCTATAATTAAGTTGActtaataaagataaaaataaaaataaaaactatgcaAAACAATTGACCGTTCAAAAAATTGACCTTTCAACTTTGCATATACACCcctcataaataataaaatacatatgtaGTATGTGCACACATAAATGTTTTAGTCactcaaataattttataattaacattattatttaacaaaatatgaatAAGTCAGTGTGGAATTAATCCTTTAACATAATTATGACAATATTCTATATAAGCTGAGATTTAAATCTGCctttattattatgatatgaACAAGTTAGTCAACAAATTCAGTGTGAATGGACACGGAGATGTTAGCTCAACTTTTATCATTTATAAATACCCAATCAAAATAAGAACAttcatataaatacaaatataatggAGTGTACATGCAATTTTCTCCATAGAATTGGTTGCAATTGCAACAAACTAAGGACCACTAAACAAACCTTGAAAATTCCGAGTGCCAAAACCAAATCAACTCTCCATCACCATCCTTCTCCTATATAACACCCCTATCTCTCCAccacaacaccaccaccaccacaacatGGACCTCCTCATTCCAACCATTCTTatcactctcctcctccttctcttcctcaTCAAACCACTCCTCTCCAATCCAAAGCTCCACAAAACCAAGCACCTAAAGCTCCCTCCAAGTCCTCCTTCTCTCCCTTTCATTGGTCATCTCCATCTCTTCAAGAAACCCCTCCACCATACTCTCTCCTCCCTTTCCTCCTTACGTGGCCCTTGCTTCCTCCTCAACTTCTCCTCTCGTCGTCTCTTAATCATCTCTTCCTACTCTCTAGCTTTACAATGCTTCACCACTCTTGATCTCATCTTCGCCACCCGTCCTCGCCTTCCCTCCGGCCGCTTTCTCACCTACAATTACACCACCATCGGTTTCTCCCCTTATGGCCCTCACTGGCGCACTCTCCGTCGCATCGTCGCTCACCACCTCTTCTCCAATGCCCGTCTCCAATCCTTGGTCTCCACACGAACTACTGAACTCACTTCACTCTTACATCACTTATACAAcacctcctcctcttcttcttcttcttcatttactAAAGTTGAACTTAGGCCTAAGCTTTTTGAACTTGTGCTTAATGTGTTGATGATGGGAGTGGCCGGAAAACGGTATAGTAGTGAAGCTCAAGCTCGGAGGTTCTTTGAGATGGTTAGAGGAACCTTCATGTTTAGTGGAACTTCTAATCTTAGGGACTTCTTGCCAAAGATATTCAGATTTTTTGATTTCCAAGGGACAAAGAAGAGGTTAGCTTGGTTGGAGAGTGAGTGGGACTTACATCTTCAAGGCTTGATTGATGAGGAGAGGATCAAGCATGCAAGAGATGATCAGAGTGAAGAGAAGACCATGATTGGTGTCTTACTTTCTCTTCAACAAGAGAATCCTGAATCCTATCCTGACCGTTTCATCAAAGCTCTTTTCTTggtaaatataatatatatatatatatatacatatcttacATTGAGACAATAGATTTATTAATACTCAACTAAtgaatacttttatttttttctttttgtgggaTACCACAAAAAAAGAGTTTATTAATGGCAGGAACAGACACATCAACAGCAACACTTGAATGGGCAATGTCTCTCTTGCTCAACCATCCGGAAAAACTAAAGAAAGCTCAAGAAGAGATTGATGAACAGATAGAGCATGGACGTTTGATACAAGAAAGTGATCTGCCAAACTTGCCATACCTTCAAGGGATCATCAATGAGACCTTAAGACTCTATCCTGCCACACCCCTTCTCCTACCTCATGAGTCCATGCAAGACTGTGAACTTAATGGCTTTCATATTCCACAAGGCACTATCTTATTAGTGAATGTGTATGCCATGCATAGAGACCCTGATATATGGGGTGCTGGTGCAGGAGAGTTTAGGCCAGAGAGGTATGAAGAAGAGAGTGGGAGAGATTTGAGTAAGATGATGATGCCATTTGGGATGGGGAGGAGAAGGTGCCCTGGGGAAGGACTTGCCCTTAAGTTGATAGGGTTGGCTCTAGGGGCTTTGATACAGTGTTTTGAGTGGGAGAGACTTGGGAAGGAGATGGTGGATATGAAGGAAGCTTTGGGGATGAGTATGCCTAAAGCTCATCCTCTTGAGGCTTTGTATAAGCCTAGATCAAGCATGATTAGTGTTCTTTCTAATCTCTGAATTATTTgggatttatttatgtaataaatgtgtGTTTGTGTGAGGAAATAAATGTTGGGTATGATCATGTATGTTTTTATATCTTAGACAATTTGATTGCtgttttatgcatgtttagtgtttgttgtttattaattgatgtgagattattattattaatattattaatattattaatattatgggttatatatattctttgaaAAACTTTAAGCGGGGAAGCTTAAAATTGCCGAGAAATAGGTAGTATTAAACACTAGTTTGTTTTATTCCAACttgttttcaaatttatgaTGCTTTTTATCAATACATTTTATCAATGCATGCCTAAGTGGCCTATGACTATTAGTAACTGGATTTTTTGTTAGAATTCTTCACAAATAATGAGAATTTAAATCAAGGGTGAAAATaaatttcttgtagtgtgaGTAACAATTATGTGCAGATGATTTTAGCCATAGttatcagacccggcccgggcattgacccggtCGAGCGCCTGCAGTCACGGATCGATTGGTTCAACAGTCGGGTCATTTTGAATTAAATCttggttaataaaaaatatttttaaaaatattattttaaaattataaattagtttttaattatataatgatatatcataataatatccatgaattattagttaccaaataaataatttgatggaaaaaatacaaaacaattgttaatatttgatttggaagtagtagaaaagagaaaaaaagctcaaacttcacataataccaacacataacaatactaattcacaataaaagtttaaatttatcatcaaagtatcaaaccaaactcaatccaatatataaccaaagttcaaaattgaaattacaaatcaaacttGGTCAATCGGTCTGATGACCGCCGGGTCAATCGGTCCGACTGCTGGGTCAACCGGTCTAACCACCGGGTCAAAGCGGGTCAATAATGCGGGTTAGAACGGGTTGATTGCATAACCAGTCTAATTAAAGACCCGGACCGGTTGAAgcaccgggtcaccgggtcaacCAGTCCGACTgtcgggccggtccgggtttgataacTATGATTTTAGTGCCCATGTGTGCATGCTCTTTCTCCCATTACTTGCTCCGCCGAAACTTAtgcatccttttgtttttttagtggcTTAATCAGTcatcttaattatatatatatataatacttatTTCAGGTGGTTTAGGCTCATAATCATTTAATATCTGGACTGCTGGGCACAGGAAGTCTACTTCGGTCATTTAGATCTTGTATTATCATACAACCATCAGAATTTGGATATTATGATTATATCCAAACTAATGTTCAATTAGAAAGTGATGTCCAAGAACTTGATATTAAACTTCTGAAACATCTTCCAGCTACGGAGTTGTATATGGGCCCCGAATTGCCCGGAcagcatgaaaaatttaattaatagttatttgttcttttgttgcattatttttagaaaaaaaaaaaaatcaaatagcGTGCTCTACCTTGGTTTGATTGTCAATGCCATTTGttaaaaaatcaaagttttatttaaataggTTAACTGACTTTGTAAACTTTTACAACTCCAAATTTgaaacttaaaatataatttttcatccATATGAATGCAATAACTCTCATAGACTAATTGTGTTAtcttatatataattcatgttCATTTAATCAGTATGGCCTAAAGCTCCCATGACTTGTATTTTAAAAGGGAAATTAAGAGGAACAACGCATATGGGTTCATAAATTTCAATGTAATTATAAAGATGGCTATGAAGTACTACTCCAAGGACTAATTTGTCATAAACTAAGAGTAGCTAGAAGCTTCCCATGAAACAATAACTGTCTATGTTACCAAAATAAAGTATAGCAAAGAGTTGAGAAATATTCATGGGAGAACTTGTAAGGAACATTCTGATGTGTTTGAAACTTCATAGAAAGTTTACCTAaatactcttttttttaaatcattcttttgaaatttaagGCAAACTAACATGGAAAATCTCCTTGAATTTGGCCCACACATGATTTAGAGGGTTGAATGTTATGTAACATTAATTGATTATGAAAGTGACACTTACACTTATTAAATATACTCTTTAATTGTCTATATGTATCATGTTTTGTATTAAAAGACCTGAGGATATAATTCAAAGACTTTAACATACCTATAATTCAGAATCCAAAATTCCTGTTCATCTATGCTTACTATTGCAATCagtgaaaacaaaattattacgaaaagaattctaaatttttgttgcactattttttatataaccagctacaatatttttctctttgGCCGGCGTGATATATAACAATCactattaaatgataaaaattaaccataatttttttatgggcATTCTTCAGTTCAtatctttttacaatttttattttctatttgatttttattctaattaatacattataatttatgcatatttttCGGATCCTAattgaatttgatttttgttttgaataatgTTGAGAAATCACATATTCAAATTGTCCACCTTTGATTTGGGAAAAGGATAAATACTAGCTATTCAATTGTAAGGGTAGGATTTGATAAAAGGAGTTTTTTTAGGCTAATCattgtttattgatttttagACTTTGTTCATAAACAATTTCTGGTCTCTTtccatgtttttataaaaaaaattcaaacatacTAACatttaaactatttatttgCATACAATTAACACACTTATTCTcttaaaattgatataaatcaCCAAACTATATTGGTATTTAGGTTGGATTAAataccatcatatatatatatatacacacacaaaaatagACTAATAAAAACCTCAAAAGTATTAgattgaatataaaaatatatataaatattgaaaagggctacaagcgcctacataaaaaaaaatgtgcgcGGAGTCAATGCCTCACACATCCTCATTTTGGCTTATTGGGATTCATGTGAGAAGTCCCGAACTCCCCCAAAATTAATTCGTCGATTCGACTTTTCATCACATTTTCCTTCCCTAGAGATTCTGAAATGGTGTCACTAACCGCAGATGGGGCTTTCGCAAGTCATAATTataattgtatgcataaaatatgaaaaaatagttaaaaatatcaatcttatatatttatatatatatatatataaaatacaactTCTTAGAAGCTGATATGCATTATAGTAACTTGTCCAACAACGCAAATGCAAATTAGCTTCTAAGAAATTGCATTATGGCTAAAATGCTTGCATGTCATACATGAGCATGATATATATGAATGCATAAAGAAACCCAAGAGATTTCTAATCTTGTACTAAAATTCTCATTGAtgcaaatctctcaatcttATTGATTCAAATTTTTTGCCATACAACAAATGCTAATACTAGAAAAGAAAATCTCTTAAGATAATCCAAACACAATAATCTTCACCACTAGGTATTAATTTGCAACCAAAATGGTTTCTTAACTTTCTTGGAGATGGATAGCTTCAACTAACATCATCTTCTAAAATCTACATCTCCCTTCCATTCTTATCAGTTACCACTCAAACCCTAAATAATTCTCACAAATGCtgaaattaatttctataagatcatatatatgtatgtgtgtgtgttgtgtgtgtgttGCATGTAATTCATCCAAACAATATCACTTTGATGCTCTTCACTTGTCTTGCTTTGGTTGGAAAAAAATGCCCTCCATAGTACTTCTACTGCCAAGAGAGTTAAACAGCTCATCGGCAAGATCAGATGGCTGATAATCCGCATCTCCTCCGGCATGCTCTTCGGTGTTCCCTCTTTGAGTACCTTCTATATTACCCATAAACCACGTTCCCAAAGGGATTGAAGTAGAAATTGAGGATGAAACTCCGGTGTCTAACTCTCCGGGCACCCAGGGATAGTCACTGGCGTGGTGGTGGTCATGCAAGTGTGGTTACCACTATATGCAACTTCATAAGTTAAGGGATCTTCATTCAATCTTTGCACTTTCTTCTTTGCATTACACCCATAAAATGTCTTGTGAGTACAACGGTAATAGCTcctgattaaaaagaaaacataaataacaaaactattgtgtgtgtgtgtgtgtgtgtgtgtgtgtgtattaattctgttcaaaatcaaaactgatATATAAAACACATTCATTTTTTAACTCTTACTGTTTCATATCTCTAAGGATCAAAGTTTCAAACTAGGTGTGCTTGATTCAACTTTCTACATTCTAATCATAcacaattttgttatttttttgtccttttgTCAACTTTGGGAAAATTCAAAGAAATGTGCAGATGAATTACCTTGGAAATCTAGATCCAAGGATGTCTTTTTGCCCATATTTACGCCACGTAAAGCCGTCGTCCGGTGGGATTTCAGTGTTGCCGGAGAACGGTGCTGGAACCCTAACAGTATGCATGCCTTCACCATCCTTCCTGAGAGTTAATTCAAATGACCGTTAATTACCAACGGTCaccaaagaagaacaacaacaataaatcaaagttccaatattttaggaaaaaagaaagttttATACCTTTTATTCTTTGGCCTTTTACTCGACTTCTCTCCCAGTCTCTGGTTAACTCCTGATGAGCTTCCGATCATGGTGTCGGCCTCTAAGATTTGAGTAGAAGGATAACCAGAGCTTGGCCATAGAATCCCCAAGCTAGTGTAAGGATCTTGATGGAGCTTGTCCGTGTTCCCTGTCACTGGGAAATAAAAGACAGGCTGAGAGATGACTCCATGGATGGCTTTGTTGAAGGTGCTGACAATTTCTTCGCAAGCTTGTAACAAAAGATGAGGTTCCCTTGCCATGTCTGGAAGGCAACGTCTTAGCTCATCTGCAAGTTTGCAACCATGGCGGACATGCATCAAGGTGTTGTCCATGACCATGTTTGCTCCTTGTTGAGTTCCACTAGTATCCATGTAGCACAAAATCATGATAAAGTTTATGATCAAGATGAagatatatattcatatatatataaaatggaaGGAGTATaggaaataaatttatatatgttacGTAGAGAGGGGGGCAATTAAGAGGATGAAGAGGCATGCAAGGGAGAAAGaagggaagaaggagaagacaaAGTCCAAGTCATCTTGGTCTGGCTATGTTTTTTAGAGTTGAAAAAGGGTTTGAACTGGGAATGCATTCTCTGGTTCTTGAATACTGACTGTTTTGAATTTTCTTCAAGTTGGATGATGTATGCATTAGCAAGAAtgatatgtatgtgtgtggatTAATTTGAAAGCATGTGTTACTCTTTGTATTATATGCACTGTATGTCAATATTTTGTTCCACACAGCTTGTGTttctgggaaaaaaataaaggataaaaaccaaatatatGGTAACATATCTGTATATAGAATACAAGATTGAATGATATGGGTGTGTGTGAATATGAAAGCATGTTTCACTCCTTAGATAATGTGTACTAGTCAATATATAATTTGCTTGAAAACATTTAAGGTTTCTCAAAAAGTTACAAAACGTTttagaaaaatagaataatatatataggttATTACTAAGATTGGGCAATGCCTTTTAGTTAGAGATTACTATGTGATTTTCATGGGAGATATCAAAACAGTGATTAAGGGTGGTAATTAATTGAGTAGGGTGGGAACCAGGGCAGGGATGGGAATATTAATCCCCATCTCCAACTTCTTGATAGAGAGGAATAATCTCTCATCCTCATTACGTTAGGAATCTTAATCCCTATGGAGATCTTTACCTCCGCATGGTACATGATATGCTCataagtttagttttttttaaaaattatttaatataaggataaatatatttaatactatactcataaaatattatttataaaattaaatgcaaattataataaagaaaCTTATTAAAATTACTCCATTATATACTTATcaatgtaaatcaaaatatagatatttgaatttatacAAGTAAgacaaaatatttgtaatatttacgTAAAATTTAAACAACTGATAGATAATTTATCGGCTTGGAATCCCTGCAAAAGCTCTCGTTGCCCCGGTCCCATTTCATGAAATGAGGACAAAATAGCCCTCATTTCCACTCTcgctgagaaaaaaaaaaaatcagagaatcTCTGCATGATCAGATCCCTATGAGGATTGAGGATTCCCCATCCAATTACCACCCTAACATGGAACTTCAATTATcaagatatttataatatactcttcaataaataaataattttttaatagcaagatttaaataactaaaacaaCTTGAAGgattaaagttgtattttgtcCTTATAAgttatggttttatttaattcattctTCTAGGGATAGGCACGGAGCGGGGCGGAGACGGGGAGTGTCTCTCCACTCACTCTCCCATCTCGGGCAGGGATTCCTTGTCCCCGTCCCAGTTGGGGAATCGGGGAGGAGGAAGCCCCCACTCCACGCACCACCGGGATCCCCACGGGGTGAAAATCCCCGCTCCGGTTAcccaacacaattttttttaaaaaaaatccactaatttaatatttaaattcatgaaCTTAGAATCTTAGATACTAATTAAGATtcatctttattaataacaaacatgatattatattatatattttttaatttttattttaacacatttcttacaaaaaatccaataatctaaagaaaaaaatctataaaattaggtattaattgagactaatcattattaataacaaacattgtattatattatatatatatataatatttcggTGCGGGGACTCTGCGGGGCGGGAAGATCACTCCCCGCCCCTGCCCCACTACGGTGACCGGGGAATTTTATTCCTCCACCCCCGTCCCCGTGAGAGAGAAAACTGGGGATTCCCCGCTCAAAACGGGGCGAATCCCCGGGGGAGCGGGGACTCCCCGCCCCATGCCCATCCCTACATTCTTCTTAATCAtacatagatattttttttctctattttttaaaaaaattatttcatcgTGCAACATTTTTTTCTGGATATCTTCACTTGCTTGGCCcacaaattctttttaaattgttttattatgCAGATTATTCAAAGCTCAATGGTAAAGTAATGAAGTGGAAGGGACCCATAAGAAGACCTTGCCCTTAAGTGGGTGGAGGACTTGATTATGTCTTCTTCCTGGAAGCTCCTCACCTCCTAAAGGGAAATTTCTTTCAGTAGAGATGACACGTGTCTATTATGTATTTAGTATTATTCAAAAGGTTCATTGAAACCAAATTCATGaacgaataaataaatacaaattaattaaatatattttgatatatataaaactCCATTTTATAACTTTTCCTTTGAAAAATTCATTGCCAATTGTGTATAAAAGGTTAACTCCAACTCATTTactaaaaagggtaaaaaagttttttttaattaaaaatagaagttatatgatctattttaaattaaaaaaaaaaatcatatttttcttaaaacattcTCATATCTTGTATCTAACTCCCAAGATATCTTGTATCTAACTCTCAATGCCGTTTGGTTGAGGGTAATATTAGATTACCCCGGAAATACAGACCAGATAATCTTATATTATACCGTTTGGTTATATAGAGTGAGAATATCATATTCCCGGAATATAATAACTTGACTAATATTATTGGGGATGCGATTACCAACTTCATAGGTGATAATTTGGAGGAATGTGAATTTCTTTCCCGTTACACCcttcaaattcaataaaatctcaggaatattaaaattttcaaaaattgattgtatttttcaaaaataatgataGAATATCTTTAATTACATCTATAATGTTTTAGTAGTTTGTTTTGAAACCAGTCATacattttatatgaaaaatatactcATCCAAACATTTGGATGAACATAAAAATCATTtgagattatttttttcaaatataaagttggagaaaaaaaaatatttatttagaataaGGAATTTTGagcaaaaaataatttgcaatgAAAGATTCCTTGCGCATATTCCTGTCAACCTGAGCTGGGAttcatatttctcataatactaatataagatTCTGTGAATCAAACGACCTCTTAATGATATTTAttacaagaaaaattatatattaataatatggtacaaaatttattttgtttaaagttAGAACATTAAGAGTTGTTATAAGTATAACTCcgttaaagtaaaaaataaaaaatgctctttatttaattactcttaaaattatttttttaattttatttttatgaatcaaTTATTAATTGTAGTATCAAACTTATTCTCATGAATGTTTCACTAacaattatcaaatattttaaaattgaatatattGTAAGAATAATTAGTTGATTTTAagtactttttaaatttaattataattttttaaaataataaaattatagaaataaaataggAAAGTAATTATACTTACTAAAATAGGAAATTAAAGTATATTCATTTTACtctgtttatttaaaaaattttcatggcAAAATCAGTGCCAAATTTGACAATtgttgttgcaaatttgcaacaaatatatttgttgcaaatttgcaacaaatatatgtttgtttcaCCGTTTTAAATTCATCAcaattttgttgcaaaaatggttgcaaattcgtttcaaataaattttccaaCGAATTTTTTTCTATCACATATATATTCGGTTGcaaattttttaatccattGCACATTGTTACAAATCTATCATAAAATTGCAAGATTTATTCCGTTGCAATTATCGGTTtacaaaattgtatatatatatatatatttttgtagtgATTGAATGATACACCAAAACCTTTCTTAAATTTGTTCTTATCTCTTTAGACACCTCTATAAATATATCACTTAATTATAACAGGCATGCATGCACCATGTGATTTGACTCATGTTGGAAGAACATTCAAACTTAGCTAAGTTAATTACAATATATTACTTAACATACATGCATCCATCATAATCATCCACCAACTCCCCTCCTCTCTAATATCCTTtctaatgataaatatttagtgataattaactaattaaccACATACTTGTCCTTAAGATAGAACCTAAGGAAAGTTAATTAAGGCTCTAATATTTTCATAGTCTTTGCTGAATGAAGACTGGTTGTGATCTCATGAAGTTGATTTAAAAGTTGAAGGGATATCTTGGGTCCATGCACCTCACAAGACTGGTTATGATgttaagaagaaagaagagttcTTCGCATGCACGGCCCAAAGGATACACTCTAGTTCTCGGTCCACACACAACGTGGCAATTCTAGGTTAATTgaaattgttagtgcaaccgcactatttattggcatgatttgacacctagaccaagtgatgtGGCAATCTATGTGAcatggcataattgatgatgtggcaagcattgtgacatggcaaagagacttggagtgcaaggcaaacatcttgaagatcttggtggagctatttttagtatgtctataacatggaggaaattattttgaagactatttgaagacaagatcatatcaagaccatatttaggtgatatgattgaagactaaatatggtggagcttatttgaagaattatctattcatggtatgaatgaaagagatatgatttgaagaatccttgatgattgaattgattgattgaagatctattgaaggcaagatttgaggaccaaacttgggtgaattgaagatcaagtttggagaatatttgaagaccaaatttaggtggattgaagactaagtttggcaagtttcattgaagacgcacaaggacgatCGCCCTTTGCGAGGGGCTGCGTGATGAGGagccgaggaggtaggctagttctggcgatcgggatcgggagatttggtgcgcatcgactcggactaagcatgaccgggaggttgatgggtcttgaggtcgtcccaGACGTAACTAGAACTCGGTCAAGTCGTGATCAGGGCTATGTTGTAACTTATGTTACAACGGGGAGTTCTGATAGCTAATTTTAGCgagggtttttttaaattagtagccaggagattctaaaagaggtatgtgctatatttgggacgttgagacgtctatataagctaccctTGCTCGTGAGATTgtgggtgtgactcttgagtgactcttggaggagagtgtgtgagcaccaaacaatctagagagggtagtgatctttattgttgagagtgtgagtgacaagtgtttgtactcatatatttttacctcttttagtggattgtttatctccgggcttggccccccagacgtaggcgagtggacaccgaactgggttaccaacgttgtgtgtctccttgtgtttgtttgtgtgctctttctttattggtttgtgtgagatttctatgagtgcttgagtattacctaatacccacaaaccataccggaggaactaacagaAATTATTAGAGATTGTAATTATCATTATGTAAACAATGATGTATGTCATGATATAATTGGTTAGAATTAAATGTGTTCAgacttttttttcccttctagTAACAAATGCTTTCAAAACAACAGATAAAATCTCAAAAGACCTGATATAATTTCAGTTGATTTAGAGattactatatattttaaatgagttAAAAAAGAGGGCagtaaattgatgaagaaaaaatccTAGCATCTTAACTATCAaagttattttataattcatttataactgatttttttaaaaaaaattccaatgtTCGGCACAAAATTGTTTtttgattaatataattttgttgaGAAATAGAACAAAGATCAAAAGGAAAACCTGAAAGCAATCACACAAAGACCCGAGATTTAA
The DNA window shown above is from Dioscorea cayenensis subsp. rotundata cultivar TDr96_F1 chromosome 12, TDr96_F1_v2_PseudoChromosome.rev07_lg8_w22 25.fasta, whole genome shotgun sequence and carries:
- the LOC120273253 gene encoding cytochrome P450 81Q32-like; the protein is MDLLIPTILITLLLLLFLIKPLLSNPKLHKTKHLKLPPSPPSLPFIGHLHLFKKPLHHTLSSLSSLRGPCFLLNFSSRRLLIISSYSLALQCFTTLDLIFATRPRLPSGRFLTYNYTTIGFSPYGPHWRTLRRIVAHHLFSNARLQSLVSTRTTELTSLLHHLYNTSSSSSSSSFTKVELRPKLFELVLNVLMMGVAGKRYSSEAQARRFFEMVRGTFMFSGTSNLRDFLPKIFRFFDFQGTKKRLAWLESEWDLHLQGLIDEERIKHARDDQSEEKTMIGVLLSLQQENPESYPDRFIKALFLSLLMAGTDTSTATLEWAMSLLLNHPEKLKKAQEEIDEQIEHGRLIQESDLPNLPYLQGIINETLRLYPATPLLLPHESMQDCELNGFHIPQGTILLVNVYAMHRDPDIWGAGAGEFRPERYEEESGRDLSKMMMPFGMGRRRCPGEGLALKLIGLALGALIQCFEWERLGKEMVDMKEALGMSMPKAHPLEALYKPRSSMISVLSNL
- the LOC120273254 gene encoding WRKY transcription factor 55-like, translating into MILCYMDTSGTQQGANMVMDNTLMHVRHGCKLADELRRCLPDMAREPHLLLQACEEIVSTFNKAIHGVISQPVFYFPVTGNTDKLHQDPYTSLGILWPSSGYPSTQILEADTMIGSSSGVNQRLGEKSSKRPKNKRKDGEGMHTVRVPAPFSGNTEIPPDDGFTWRKYGQKDILGSRFPRSYYRCTHKTFYGCNAKKKVQRLNEDPLTYEVAYSGNHTCMTTTTPVTIPGCPES